A region from the Aeromicrobium choanae genome encodes:
- a CDS encoding citrate synthase 2 encodes MTQVHHGLEGVVAFESEIAEPDKEGSALRYRGVDIDDLVGRVPFEKIWGLLVDGSYDPGLPPAEPYPIPVHSGDIRADVQSAIAQMAPVWGLRQLYDIETPEEVRDDLARTAVMVLSYVAQAARGLGKPMVPQSEIDKCDTIVERMLTRWRGEVNPAHAKAIDAYLVSAAEHGMNASTFTARVISSTGADVAAALSGAVGAMSGPLHGGAPSRVLHMIEQVEKTGDAEAYVKNLLDSGERLMGFGHRVYRAEDPRARTLRRTAKELAAPRAEVAEALEQAALKELRERRPDRVLETNVEFWAAIVLDFAEIPANMFTAMFTSARTAGWSAHILEQYKTGRLIRPSAIYTGPASRTPDEVPGWNPAWGETKA; translated from the coding sequence ATGACTCAAGTGCACCACGGACTGGAAGGCGTCGTAGCGTTCGAGAGCGAGATCGCCGAACCCGACAAGGAAGGCTCCGCGCTCCGGTACCGCGGCGTCGACATCGATGACCTCGTCGGCCGCGTGCCGTTCGAGAAGATCTGGGGCCTGCTGGTCGACGGCTCCTACGACCCGGGCCTGCCTCCGGCCGAGCCGTATCCCATCCCCGTGCACTCGGGCGACATCCGCGCCGACGTCCAGAGCGCGATCGCCCAGATGGCTCCCGTGTGGGGTCTGCGTCAGCTGTACGACATCGAGACCCCCGAAGAGGTGCGCGACGACCTCGCCCGCACCGCCGTGATGGTGCTGTCGTACGTCGCCCAGGCCGCCCGCGGCCTCGGCAAGCCGATGGTCCCCCAGAGCGAGATCGACAAGTGCGACACGATCGTCGAGCGGATGCTGACCCGCTGGCGCGGTGAGGTCAACCCGGCCCACGCCAAGGCCATCGACGCGTACCTCGTCTCCGCCGCCGAGCACGGCATGAACGCCTCCACGTTCACCGCCCGCGTCATCTCCTCCACCGGCGCCGACGTGGCGGCCGCCCTCTCCGGTGCGGTCGGCGCGATGTCCGGCCCGCTGCACGGCGGCGCCCCCTCGCGCGTGCTCCACATGATCGAGCAGGTCGAGAAGACCGGCGACGCCGAGGCGTACGTCAAGAACCTCCTCGACTCCGGCGAGCGGCTCATGGGCTTCGGCCACCGCGTCTACCGCGCCGAGGACCCCCGCGCCCGCACGCTGCGTCGCACCGCCAAGGAGCTCGCCGCCCCGCGCGCCGAGGTCGCCGAGGCTCTCGAGCAGGCCGCCCTGAAGGAGCTGCGCGAGCGCCGCCCCGACCGCGTCCTGGAGACGAACGTCGAGTTCTGGGCCGCGATCGTGCTGGACTTCGCGGAGATCCCCGCGAACATGTTCACCGCGATGTTCACGTCGGCGCGCACCGCCGGCTGGAGCGCCCACATCCTCGAGCAGTACAAGACCGGTCGCCTGATCCGCCCCTCGGCGATCTACACCGGTCCGGCCTCGCGCACCCCCGACGAGGTTCCCGGCTGGAACCCGGCCTGGGGCGAGACCAAGGCCTGA
- the pdxH gene encoding pyridoxamine 5'-phosphate oxidase, with protein MSDDLARMRTEYARTGLDEAAAGDDPVRLAQTWMAEAIAAGVQEPNAMALATATRDGEPSVRIVLLKGFDATGAVFFTNYDSRKGRELAQNPRAAAVLLWHPLHRQLRIEGAVTRLDPQESDAYFLARPEGARISAASSPQSQVVAGREELERRWHEAEGHGAAERRPEDWGGYRIAPEVLEFWHGRENRLHDRLRFTRAGDGWTRDRLAP; from the coding sequence ATGAGCGACGACCTGGCCCGGATGCGGACGGAGTACGCCCGCACGGGCCTGGACGAGGCCGCGGCGGGGGACGACCCGGTCCGCCTGGCCCAGACCTGGATGGCCGAGGCGATCGCCGCGGGCGTGCAGGAGCCGAACGCGATGGCGCTCGCCACCGCCACCCGCGACGGGGAGCCGTCCGTGCGCATCGTGCTGCTGAAGGGCTTCGACGCGACCGGCGCCGTCTTCTTCACGAACTACGACTCGCGCAAGGGTCGCGAGCTGGCGCAGAACCCACGCGCCGCGGCCGTGCTGCTGTGGCACCCGCTGCACCGCCAGCTGCGGATCGAGGGTGCGGTGACCCGCCTCGACCCGCAGGAGTCGGACGCCTACTTCCTGGCCCGGCCGGAGGGGGCGCGGATCAGCGCGGCCTCGTCGCCGCAGTCGCAGGTCGTCGCGGGCCGTGAGGAGCTCGAGCGCCGCTGGCACGAGGCCGAGGGCCACGGGGCCGCCGAGCGGCGTCCCGAGGACTGGGGCGGCTACCGCATCGCGCCCGAGGTGCTGGAGTTCTGGCACGGCCGCGAGAACCGCCTGCACGACCGCCTCCGGTTCACGCGGGCCGGTGACGGTTGGACGCGCGACCGGCTCGCGCCCTGA
- a CDS encoding MFS transporter codes for MRKLLTDVRPLRVSPAYRRLWIGQAVSGFGQQMSVVAVAWEVWTLTESSFSVGLVGLAGLLPLIVGGLYGGALVDAFDRRTVALASAIGLWVSAMALVAHSVADVESVGFLYAVVAVQALFFAVNNPARAAMLPQLLPGHLLPAANALGMASTNLSFTVGPLVGGALIAWRGVEAAYVVDVLLYVAALYSVVRLPALPPATKMPVPGIRSVVDGLRFLRTAPNIAMSFVVDLCAMVFAQPRALFPALAATVYATSGGGDAGASSLGLLQASPAIGSLLAFVVSGWVSRVHRHGVAIVVAIVAYGVSVAAVGFSAIGLPGLLWLAVTFLALSGAADMISAAYRSTILQSAAPDEMRGRMQGLFIVVVAGGPRLGDFVIGSVASLVGEPWAMVIGGGLCITGVLVSVALRRRFLAYDGRHPTP; via the coding sequence GTGCGAAAGCTGCTCACCGACGTCCGCCCGCTGCGGGTGTCACCGGCCTACCGCAGGCTGTGGATCGGGCAGGCGGTCTCGGGCTTCGGCCAGCAGATGTCGGTGGTCGCGGTCGCGTGGGAGGTCTGGACCCTCACCGAGTCGTCGTTCTCGGTCGGTCTGGTCGGCCTCGCGGGACTGCTGCCGCTCATCGTCGGTGGTCTGTACGGAGGCGCCCTGGTCGACGCGTTCGACCGTCGCACCGTGGCGCTGGCGTCGGCGATCGGCCTGTGGGTGTCCGCGATGGCGCTGGTCGCGCACAGTGTGGCCGACGTGGAGTCCGTCGGCTTCCTCTACGCGGTCGTCGCGGTGCAGGCACTGTTCTTCGCGGTGAACAACCCGGCCCGCGCGGCGATGCTGCCGCAGCTGCTGCCCGGGCACCTGCTGCCGGCGGCGAACGCCCTGGGCATGGCCTCGACGAACCTGTCGTTCACGGTGGGCCCGCTCGTCGGCGGTGCGCTCATCGCGTGGCGCGGCGTGGAGGCGGCGTACGTGGTCGACGTGCTGCTCTACGTGGCGGCGCTGTACTCGGTGGTGCGGCTCCCGGCGCTCCCGCCCGCGACGAAGATGCCGGTGCCGGGCATCCGCTCCGTCGTCGACGGGCTGAGGTTCCTGCGGACCGCGCCGAACATCGCGATGTCGTTCGTCGTCGACCTGTGCGCCATGGTCTTCGCGCAGCCGCGCGCGCTGTTCCCCGCGCTCGCGGCCACCGTCTACGCGACGTCGGGTGGCGGCGACGCGGGCGCCTCGTCGCTGGGCCTGCTCCAGGCGTCGCCGGCGATCGGCTCACTGCTGGCGTTCGTGGTGTCGGGCTGGGTCAGCCGCGTGCACCGTCACGGCGTCGCGATCGTGGTGGCGATCGTGGCCTACGGCGTGAGCGTCGCCGCCGTGGGGTTCTCGGCGATCGGACTGCCGGGCCTGCTGTGGCTGGCCGTCACGTTCCTCGCGCTGTCCGGCGCGGCGGACATGATCAGCGCCGCCTACCGCTCGACGATCCTGCAGTCGGCCGCGCCCGACGAGATGCGCGGGCGCATGCAGGGCCTGTTCATCGTGGTCGTCGCGGGCGGACCGCGCCTGGGTGACTTCGTGATCGGCTCGGTCGCCTCGCTCGTCGGCGAGCCGTGGGCCATGGTCATCGGCGGCGGGCTGTGCATCACCGGCGTGCTCGTCTCGGTCGCCCTGCGCCGCCGGTTCCTGGCCTACGACGGCCGCCACCCGACCCCCTGA